From a single Anabas testudineus chromosome 5, fAnaTes1.2, whole genome shotgun sequence genomic region:
- the col7a1 gene encoding collagen alpha-1(VII) chain isoform X1, translated as MWSWVFIVTVLLFCTQQAESQGRCNNARAADIVFLVDGSSSIGRPNFLQVKGFMAGIVKPFASSVSQSGIRFGAIQYSDTSRVEFTFTTYLNGTELVNAIQNLNYKGGNTRTGAGLKFVSDNFFNPASSRDVPKITILITDGKSQDNVDEPAQKLRSQGVHVFAVGIKSADRNELALISSQPSRDFTSFVGDFKLLNTLLPLVSPRVCSKAGGVYASDEAFSGPSNIQFIGQTSDSLRFRWSPAGGPVSGYAVQYVPLSGLGQPISAELRQDTVSASERTYNAQDLRSGTDYLVTIIAQYPNSVGESTSAKQRTRALPGVSSLRLIQAGFFSLSLGWNQPSTPVQGYRLTYGPRGQPATQLLEQSLSADSTSLTLESLQPDTEYVISLYPLFPRNSASPSILNARTLRLEAVQEFSVDTESEGNVRLTWKGVSGARAYRLVWGPFTGRNVETVEVPGDRAYYVLSRLQQDVEYIVTIIPLYEGNTEGPGAPARFKIESQEQQVLRTAATSPSSIRLTWRVIQSSQGYRLEWKEADGGRVQSVSIPRSTSSYELTGLRPNTDYIINLYTLYEDREEATPVSTTPREEQPVGRVSNLRVVESLGSTVRLGWTGVAGATQYRIIILNEEVGTEEIRTIPGNQTTLDLRDLTVGVSYGVSVTALVRENEGDPVTVYIKPEQATGIVTNLRVTNANSRRIRIAWSGVTGATGYRVTWRQGDRAEQSRLLGAEVTAFTIDGLQPDQALVIGVAVVVGQRTGEVVTLSSQTNPASGSVSGLRITDVTSQRIRIAWSPSSRATGYKITWRRDDGDETTANVAAGVTSFTIDGLKSDSTYSVFVSSLSGSREGHPTTLNVKTEADQSVVGTVTSLQVQETRGEVVRITWVGVQGATAYRVSWRRTDGGDERSQLFAEDVRAVDLDQLDPGAQYEVQVKALVQNREGRPVSVRVTTPGTYTTPPPLPSTTIRVTEVTQNSVQLSWIPLARVRGYILRWREATDIGRGYSVSLPASSSSYQVTGLRLGRQYHFSVQPTFENALGAESSVEEHTVCVGGHLDVVFLVPASSDRISSARPIRELLKSAAQSLGAIGPQDSQMGVVVYSNRPKMWFLLNRHSRSDTLLEEIQSTPFDESPGNHIGQALTFTTEYLLTSSAGRRPRVPGAVVIIADKKTTDNLTVPVLNLRATGVTVLAVGIDQAGTEELRRAVTGSTQNILYVRDATQLNTLHTNLADLLCGIARAPEIAPEQCTTQCPQGEKGDRGEKGERGRDGADGRKGEPGRDGLPGRDGARGPEGRPGPPGQSIPFDPSVRVKGEKGERGFPGLDGNPGLPGRPGSPGNAGVPGSQGMPGIRGNPGEPGIPGSQGPKGDKGERGEPGSTIPGGGLPGRKGEPGTPGLPGNPGRPGSDGAKGAPGFAGVPGQDGRPGLPGTPGLFIKGEKGSPGERGPPGVGSGVAVKGEKGSPGSPGLPGAQGTTGPAGLKGSKGDKGDASEGSPGLPGKQGEPGDRGPRGPPGEIGSKGDRGQPGEPGSKGDRGERGSPGETGERGDPGKPGLPGTSGQRGLPGPSGPPGEKGIDGARGEPGRSIPGLPGKKGEQGEQGRPGSEGLSGQKGEPGQRGEKGSPGSGGSGVAGPKGEPGEKGLPGINGRPGAKGDQGEPGERGENGRPGIPGKPGVPGKEGERGEKGDEGVPGESGLPGKPGERGLRGLTGQPGHRGEKGDPGDPGDQGRNGAPGPVGLRGEKGDQGVQGPPGPPGKVADIQGQLKGERGEKGDAGDPGEHGGKGQKGEAGTSGPPGLRGPEGQRGSAGSRGDPGDRGAPGEKGERGASGLDGRPGLDGKPGASGPPGQRGDPGKQGDPGRDGLPGLRGEQGPQGPIGPPGTAGTPGKPGEDGKPGPAGKMGEDGVPGEDGRKGDKGEAGASGRDGRDGQKGDQGLAGPVGPSGPSGPPGVPGSIGPPGQVVYVKGVEAAPIPGPQGPPGTPGVPGIPGAVGARGERGPPGLKGEAGDPGEDGLPGKPGTAADVQKALASLGVQVSDLKMVVDRKDISQAPSVQKGDKGEKGDRGVTGERGPAGVDGARGVPGERGAKGEPGERGLTGATGPPGRAIGERGPEGSPGPAGEPGKPGIPGVPGRAGELGEVGRPGDKGERGEKGDKGEAGRIGLTGPAGPQGQKGASADSVLIGAAGARGPPGLAGQKGEPGAGGLPGPKGDRGFVGAQGDRGERGMPGEKGRDGSSGIPGEPGKPGQDGKPGPTGPAGPQGQPGNPGEPGIRGPTGPLGANGPPGPPGVKGNQGEPGVGVQGPPGAQGSTGLPGPPGPPGAVGPQGPPGLPGQVGEAGKPGVPGRDGVPGKEGLPGLPGKQGIAGPSGQPGLKGEQGDSGPPGKAVAGPPGPKGDRGLPGQTLPGTVGERGLPGEKGDRGDKGSAGTKGERGVAGESGEPGEDGARGPPGPKGDKGEKGIGLLGPPGRDGPQGLKGDPGLPGSAGPTGLQGKPGEAGQPGLRGENGQPGSPGQQGERGPPGFAGRAGNVGAPGPPGPPGQAGTPGTDGIKGDKGEAGVGIPGPRGDRGDSGPRGEEGRAGADGERGPTGPAGIRGARGEKGENGLQGDKGEKGDTVLVGGPPGEKGNKGETGDRGPKGVQGEKGVKGQEGPPGEQGLRGEPGERGSTGFPGARGPGGQKGEAGQPGVPGEPGLPGKDGLLGHRGEKGEIGIVGLRGIKGDRGPKGTCGGDGPKGMKGDAGIPGRSGLPGRKGEQGDIGPSGTPGIPGKEGLIGPKGDRGFDGIAGAKGTQGEKGERGPPGIPGPPGPSGADGPPGLTGAQGPAGAKGPEGLQGQKGERGPIGPAMLGPRGIPGIPGERGEQGEMGPDGVKGDKGESGMTEDEIREYVRSEMNQHCACGGSGPDIQSQPTVRARPAPEQQLALKGQEGHELHMVVNTNDPDYEHIYSIGAYDDPTDELLYFTPSANLNDDEAVEKEPDTDKVESNKPISAHGQSVDGQKEVKLTPVKAVEARSVRSKRRIKGEAPADMCQLPMEEGSCGQYTLRWYFNSHVQACRPFIYSGCGGNNNRFLHLEDCEKVCLGEAKGPHPLNTAR; from the exons ATGTGGAGCTGGGTTTTCATTGTGACGGTGCTGCTCTTCTGCACACAACAGGCAGAATCTCAGG GAAGATGTAATAATGCCCGAGCAGCAGATATTGTTTTCCTTGTTGATGGATCGTCCAGTATTGGCCGACCTAACTTCTTGCAGGTGAAGGGATTTATGGCCGGTATCGTTAAGCCATTTGCCAGCTCTGTCAGCCAGTCAGGGATACGGTTTGGGGCCATACAGTACAGCGACACCTCCAG GGTTGAATTTACCTTCACTACCTACCTGAACGGCACTGAGCTGGTCAATGCCATACAGAATCTAAACTATAAGGGTGGAAATACACGCACAGGTGCTGGTCTCAAGTTCGTCTCGGATAACTTCTTCAACCCTGCTTCCAGTCGAGATGTCCCAAAG ATCACTATCCTGATCACAGATGGGAAGTCGCAGGACAACGTGGATGAACCGGCGCAGAAGCTGCGCAGTCAAGGGGTGCATGTTTTTGCAGTTG gTATAAAGAGCGCAGACAGAAATGAATTAGCTCTGATCTCCTCCCAGCCCAGCCGTGATTTCACCTCCTTTGTTGGGGACTTCAAACTGCTGAACACACTTCTTCCTCTTGTGAGCCCCCGAGTGTGTTCAAAAGCAGGAGGCGTCTATGCCAGTGACG AGGCATTTTCTGGTCCATCTAACATTCAGTTTATAGGACAGACGTCTGATTCACTCAGGTTTCGCTGGAGTCCTGCAGGGGGCCCTGTGAGTGGCTATGCAGTCCAGTATGTGCCGCTCTCTGGCCTGGGTCAGCCTATTTCAGCGGAACTGCGTCAG GACACTGTCTCTGCCAGTGAGAGGACCTATAATGCGCAAGACCTGAGGTCAGGCACAGACTACCTGGTGACTATCATCGCCCAATACCCTAATAGTGTGGGCGAGTCTACATCTGCCAAGCAAAGAACAA GAGCCTTGCCGGGTGTCTCCAGCCTGCGTCTGATCCAGGCAggctttttctctctgtctctgggTTGGAATCAGCCTTCCACTCCCGTACAGGGCTACAGGCTTACCTATGGACCACGAG GTCAGCCCGCAACTCAGCTGTTGGAACagtctctgtctgcagactcCACCTCTCTCACCTTGGAGTCTCTTCAGCCTGACACAGAGTATGTTATCAGCCTCTACCCACTGTTTCCCCGAAACTCTGCCTCCCCGTCCATCCTCAATGCCCGCACAC TGCGCCTTGAGGCAGTGCAGGAGTTTTCAGTGGACACTGAGTCAGAGGGCAATGTTCGTTTGACGTGGAAAGGCGTCAGTGGTGCACGGGCATACCGTCTAGTATGGGGACCTTTTACAG GTCGAAATGTCGAGACTGTGGAGGTTCCTGGTGACCGTGCCTATTATGTATTGTCCAGACTGCAGCAGGATGTTGAGTACATCGTCACTATCATCCCACTGTATGAGGGAAACACTGAGGGCCCTGGAGCCCCTGCCAGGTTTAAGATAG AGAGTCAGGAGCAGCAGGTCCTCAGAACAGCAGCCACCAGTCCTTCCTCTATTCGACTTACCTGGAGAGTAATTCAGTCCTCTCAAGGCTACCGCCTGGAGTGGAAGGAGGCAGACG GAGGTCGTGTTCAGAGTGTGTCAATTCCTAGAAGCACTAGCAGCTATGAGCTAACAGGCCTTCGACCCAACACCGACTATATCATCAATCTGTACACCTTGTACGAAGATCGGGAGGAGGCTACGCCTGTCTCCACCACACCCAGAG AGGAACAGCCAGTGGGGAGAGTGTCCAACCTTCGAGTGGTAGAGTCTCTGGGCAGTACTGTCAGACTTGGCTGGACAGGTGTAGCTGGGGCTACACAGTATCGTATCATTATCTTGAATGAAGAAG tgGGAACAGAAGAAATCAGGACTATTCCTGGAAACCAGACAACCCTTGACCTCAGAGACCTAACTGTGGGAGTTTCTTACGGTGTCAGTGTCACAGCACTCGTTAGAGAGAATGAAGGAGACCCAGTGACTGTTTACATCAAACCAG AGCAAGCCACTGGCATAGTGACAAATCTTCGAGTGACAAATGCAAACAGTCGCAGAATTCGAATTGCTTGGTCAGGTGTTACTGGTGCAACAGGGTACAGGGTGACATGGAGACAAGGCGACA GAGCAGAGCAGTCCCGTCTTCTAGGAGCAGAAGTCACGGCCTTCACTATAGATGGCCTGCAACCAGATCAGGCACTGGTTATTGGTGTTGCAGTTGTTGTTGGTCAGCGCACTGGTGAGGTGGTGACTCTGTCTTCTCAGACTAATCCCGCCAGTGGATCAGTGTCTGGACTTCGCATCACTGATGTCACATCACAGAGGATACGCATAGCATGGTCACCTTCCTCTAGGGCAACTGGCTATAAGATCACCTGGCGTCGCGATGATG GAGATGAAACAACTGCTAATGTGGCCGCCGGTGTAACATCCTTCACCATTGATGGACTCAAGTCAGATtcaacatacagtgtgtttgtttcttctctgaGTGGCTCTCGAGAGGGACATCCTACCACCCTGAATGTCAAAACAG AAGCAGATCAGTCTGTGGTTGGAACTGTGACATCTCTACAAGTCCAAGAGACCCGTGGAGAGGTTGTCCGAATCACTTGGGTCGGTGTGCAGGGAGCAACGGCCTATCGTGTGTCGTGGAGAAGAACAGATG GTGGTGATGAGAGAAGTCAGCTGTTTGCGGAAGATGTGAGGGCAGTGGACTTAGACCAGCTGGACCCTGGAGCTCAGTATGAGGTCCAGGTGAAGGCTTTGGTTCAAAACCGAGAGGGAAGGCCTGTGTCTGTCAGAGTCACCACAC ctggtACCTACACCACCCCTCCACCACTACCTAGCACAACTATACGAGTGACAGAAGTTACCCAAAATTCTGTTCAGCTAAGCTGGATTCCACTTGCACGTGTCAGAGGATATATTCTCCGCTGGAGAGAGGCGACAG ATATTGGTCGAGGCTATTCTGTTTCACTGCCAGCTTCATCCAGTTCCTACCAGGTGACCGGGCTACGTCTCGGCCGTCAATATCACTTCAGTGTGCAGCCCACCTTTGAAAATGCATTAGGAGCAGAGAGCTCTGTAGAAGAACACACTG tgtgtgtgggtgggcaTCTGGATGTGGTGTTTCTGGTCCCTGCATCTAGTGATCGTATTAGCTCTGCAAGACCCATCCGTGAACTCCTCAAAAGTGCAGCACAGTCACTCGGTGCAATTGGACCCCAGGACTCACAA ATGGGTGTTGTAGTATATAGCAACAGACCCAAAATGTGGTTCCTGCTTAATCGCCATAGCAGGTCTGACACACTGCTCGAGGAGATCCAGTCCACACCCTTTGATGAAAGCCCAGGAAACCACATTG GCCAAGCATTGACTTTCACCACAGAGTATCTTCTCACCTCTTCAGCTGGGCGGAGACCGAGGGTCCCTGGTGCTGTTGTCATCATCGCTGATAAAAAAACTACTGACAACCTCACTGTTCCTGTCCTGAATCTCAGAGCTACAG GTGTGACCGTGTTAGCAGTGGGTATTGACCAGGCAGGTACTGAGGAGTTGCGTCGGGCCGTGACGGGCAGCACCCAGAATATCCTGTATGTTCGTGATGCAACACAGCTGAACACATTACATACTAATCTTGCCGATTTGCTCTGTGGAATTGCCAGAGCACCAGAG ATTGCTCCAGAGCAGTGTACCACTCAGTGCCCTCAG GGTGAGAAGGGAGATCGTGGAGAGAAG GGTGAGAGGGGAAGAGATGGTGCAGATGGACGCAAGGGAGAGCCT GGTCGTGATGGTTTGCCTGGGAGGGATGGGGCCAGAGGCCCTGAAGGACGCCCTGGTCCACCAGGCCAGTCTATCCCTTTTGACCCCTCAGTAAGGGTGAAAGGAGAAAAAGGGGAGAGA gGTTTTCCTGGTCTTGATGGAAATCCAGGGTTGCCAGGGCGTCCAGGTTCTCCTGGAAATGCAGGGGTGCCA GGTTCACAAGGTATGCCTGGTATAAGAGGAAACCCA GGTGAACCAGGCATACCAGGGTCACAGGGGCCAAAAGGAGATAAAGGGGAGAGG GGTGAACCAGGCTCAACCATACCTGGAGGGGGTCTACCGGGGAGGAAGGGAGAACCAGGCACCCCAGGGTTACCG GGTAATCCAGGTCGACCAGGCAGTGATGGGGCCAAAGGCGCTCCTGGATTTGCTGGGGTGCCAGGTCAGGATGGCCGACCAGGGCTACCAGGAACACCAGGACTCTTCATCAAG GGAGAAAAGGGCAGCCCAGGAGAGAGG GGACCTCCAGGAGTAGGCAGCGGGGTGGCTGTGAAGGGTGAGAAGGGCTCCCCG GGTTCTCCAGGACTTCCAGGAGCTCAAGGCACTACAGGGCCAGCAGGGCTTAAGGGCAGCAAAGGAGACAAG GGTGACGCTTCTGAAGGGTCCCCTGGACTTCCTGGCAAACAAGGAGAGCCTGGAGACAGG GGTCCTCGTGGGCCTCCAGGAGAAATTGGCAGCAAG GGAGACCGAGGACAGCCCGGTGAGCCTGGTTCAAAAGGAGACAGG GGGGAGAGAGGATCCCCTGGTGAAACTGGGGAGAGA GGGGATCCAGGGAAGCCAGGCCTCCCAGGAACGTCAGGGCAGAGA GGTTTACCAGGGCCCAGTGGACCACCAGGAGAAAAG GGAATTGATGGCGCACGAGGGGAGCCTGGCAGAAGT ATTCCAGGTTTACCAGGGAAAAAGGGGGAACAG GGGGAGCAGGGCCGGCCTGGTTCCGAGGGACTAAGCGGACAAAAAGGGGAaccaggacagagaggagagaaa GGGTCTCCGGGGTCAGGAGGCTCAGGTGTTGCTGGACCTAAAGGAGAGCCGGGAGAGAAA GGACTTCCTGGTATCAATGGAAGGCCGGGCGCCAAG GGAGACCAAGGCGAAccaggagagaggggggagaatGGGCGCCCAGGAATCCCAGGAAAACCAGGAGTTCCTGGGAAAGAG GGTGAGAGGGGAGAGAAGGGAGATGAAGGCGTCCCT GGGGAGTCTGGACTTCCAGGAAAGCCAGGAGAAAGAGGACTAAGG GGACTGACCGGTCAGCCTGGACATcgaggagagaaaggagaccCAGGAGACCCGGGAGATCAGGGACGAAAT GGCGCCCCTGGACCTGTGGggctgagaggagagaaaggtgATCAG GGAGTTCAAGGACCTCCAGGACCACCAGGAAAAGTG GCGGACATCCAGGGACAGCtgaaaggggagagaggagaaaag GGTGATGCTGGAGACCCTGGAGAGCATGGTGGCAAAGGTCAGAAAGGCGAAGCAGGGACTTCTGGACCTCCAGGACTACGA GGTCCTGAGGGACAACGAGGATCTGCAGGCTCAAGA GGTGATCCAGGAGACAGAGGAGCACCTGGAGAGAAG ggagaaagaggagcatCCGGGTTAGATGGACGTCCTGGTCTGGATGGTAAACCAGGTGCTTCTGGGCCACCTGGTCAGAGG GGTGATCCCGGGAAACAGGGGGACCCTGGGAGAGAT GGTTTGCCAGGACTTAGAGGGGAACAGGGCCCCCAAGGACCTATTGGGCCTCCAGGCACAGCAGGAACACCT GGCAAACCAGGTGAAGATGGCAAACCTGGGCCTGCTGGCAAAATG GGTGAGGATGGAGTGCCAGGTGAAGATGGGAGAAAG GGTGACAAAGGAGAAGCAGGAGCATCTGGAAGAGAT GGCCGTGATGGACAGAAAGGAGACCAGGGTCTTGCTGGGCCAGTAGGCCCCTCTGGTCCCTCAGGACCACCTGGAGTACCTGGCAGCATTGGCCCTCCTGGACAG GTTGTGTATGTGAAAGGAGTTGAAGCAGCACCAATTCCAGGTCCACAGGGGCCTCCAGGAACCCCT GGCGTCCCTGGGATCCCGGGAGCTGTGGGAGCCAGA ggagagagaggtcCACCTGGCCTTAAAGGTGAAGCT GGTGACCCAGGGGAGGACGGGTTGCCAGGAAAGCCTGGCACAGCGGCG GACGTACAAAAGGCTCTGGCTAGCTTAGGTGTTCAG GTGTCTGACCTGAAAATGGTTGTGGACAGGAAGGACATATCTCAGGCTCCTTCAGTGCAGAAGGGAGATAAAGGTGAAAAAGGAGACAGGGGGGTAACGGGAGAGAGAGGACCAGCTGGTGTAGAT GGAGCTCGTGGCGTTCCAGGAGAGAGGGGAGCTAAAGGGGAACCTGGGGAGCGAGGTCTCACAGGAGCAACTGGGCCTCCTGGAAGAGCCATTGGAGAACGAGGACCAGAGGGATCCCCAGGACCTGCTGGAGAGCCAGGCAAGCCAGGAATACCAGGCGTTCCTGGACGAGCTGGCGAGCTGGGGGAGGTTGGAAGGCCAGGAGAcaag ggggagagaggagagaaaggagacaaAGGAGAAGCT GGTAGAATCGGGCTGACAGGACCAGCAGGCCCACAGGGTCAAAAG gGAGCATCTGCTGATTCTGTACTCATTGGTGCGGCTGGAGCCAGAGGCCCTCCAGGACTTGCGGGACAGAAGGGAGAACCCGGCGCTGGAGGACTACCAGGACCTAAAGGAGACCGT GGTTTTGTGGGAGCTCAAggcgacagaggagagagaggaatgcCTGGAGAAAAAGGACGGGATGGGTCATCG GGAATACCAGGAGAACCAGGAAAACCTGGCCAGGATGGGAAACCG GGCCCAACAGGGCCTGCTGGTCCTCAAGGCCAACCA ggAAACCCAGGAGAACCTGGAATAAGGGGGCCAACT GGGCCCTTGGGTGCCAACGGGCCTCCAGGTCCACCGGGTGTGAAA gGTAACCAAGGAGAGCCAGGCGTTGGTGTCCAG GGTCCTCCTGGTGCCCAGGGAAGCACAGGTCTACCAGGACCACCAGGTCCTCCAGGAGCAGTG GGTCCACAGGGCCCTCCAGGACTGCCAGGGCAGGTG GGTGAAGCAGGAAAACCTGGAGTTCCTGGACGAGATGGAGTACCTGGCAAAGAAGGATTACCTGGACTACCAGGAAAGCag GGAATTGCTGGACCTTCAGGCCAGCCTGGCCTAAAGGGAGAGCAGGGAGACAGCGGACCTCCAGGGAAG GCAGTGGCTGGACCCCCCGGACCCAAAGGAGACAGG GGTCTTCCAGGTCAAACACTGCCAGGTACAGTTGGAGAGCGAGGCCTACCTGGGGAAAAG GGTGACAGAGGGGACAAAGGTTCTGCTGGCACCAAAGGAGAAAGA GGAGTGGCTGGTGAATCAGGAGAGCCTGGAGAAGAT GGGGCACGGGGACCTCCCGGGCCAAAAGGAGATAAG GGAGAGAAGGGCATTGGACTGCTAGGTCCTCCTGGTCGGGATGGGCCTCAAGGTTTAAAG GGAGATCCAGGCCTTCCAGGTTCAGCTGGTCCTACAGGGTTGCAAGGGAAGCCTGGTGAAGCTGGACAGCCTGGCCTGAGAGGAGAAAATGGTCAACCAGGATCTCCAGGACAACAGGGGGAGAGG GGTCCTCCAGGCTTTGCAGGCCGTGCAGGAAATGTTGGTGCTCCTGGTCCTCCTGGGCCTCCTGGGCAAGCA GGCACTCCTGGTACTGACGGAATCAAAGGGGACAAG GGGGAAGCTGGCGTTGGAATTCCTGGTcccagaggagacagaggagattcAGGGCCTAGA GGCGAGGAGGGTCGAGCTGGCGCAGACGGGGAGAGAGGGCCAACA GGTCCCGCAGGGATTCGTGGTGCTCGGGGGGAGAAG GGAGAGAATGGGCTGCAAGGTGACAAAGGAGAGAAG GGGGACACTGTTCTGGTGGGGGGACCTCCTGGAGAAAAAGGCAACAAAGGAGAAACA GGTGACAGAGGGCCCAAAGGTGTCCAGGGAGAGAAAGGGGTGAAAGGTCAGGAAGGACCTCCAGGAGAGCAG GGTCTAAGGGGAGAGCCAGGAGAAAGAGGGTCTACTGGATTCCCTGGTGCCCGTGGTCCTGGTGGACAGAAG GGAGAAGCGGGTCAACCTGGAGTACCGGGTGAACCg GGGTTACCAGGAAAAGATGGACTGCTAGGACATAGGGGGGAAAAGGGAGAGATTGGTATCGTGGGACTGAGAGGAATCAAG GGTGACCGAGGACCCAAAGGGACTTGTGGAGGCGATGGACCCAAAGGAATGAAG GGGGATGCTGGTATTCCTGGACGATCAGGCCTACCAGGAAGAAAAGGTGAACAG gGGGACATTGGACCTTCTGGGACCCCTGGCATCCCTGGAAAAGAGGGGCTAATTGGCCCCAAG GGTGACCGCGGTTTTGATGGGATTGCAGGAGCCAAAGGAACTCAGGGAGAAAAAGGTGAAAGG GGTCCACCTGGTATACCTGGCCCTCCTGGTCCAAGTGGTGCAGATGGGCCTCCCGGTCTGACTGGTGCTCAGGGACCAGCTGGTGCTAAAGGCCCTGAGGGTCTCCAAGGGCAGAAG ggagagagagggccGATTGGTCCCGCCATGCTCGGTCCACGGGGTATCCCAGGCATTCCCggagagaggggagagcag GGAGAGATGGGCCCAGATGGAGTCAAAGGAGACAAAGGAGAGTCAGGCATGACG GAGGATGAGATCAGAGAGTATGTTCGCTCAGAGATGAATCAGCACTGTG CATGTGGAG GTTCGGGCCCAGACATTCAGTCCCAGCCCACGGTCAGGGCTCGGCCTGCACCAGAGCAACAGCTGGCCCTGAAGGGTCAGGAGG